CTATATATTTGTTTAGTATATGTCAAGAAATACGAGAGGAAACTTCCAGGTTTTTGCAGAAAAACATTCAGGGCATTCCGAGCGTCCGACCGATCCTGTCCACCACGTCGTCGATCTTTTCCAGGTACTGCATGGCCGCCTTGTAGGTGGGCATAAGCACCCGCTCTTCATCCACCTCCCCTTCCAGGTACTGGTTGGCCATCCAAAGGTAGATGGAGAGTTCGTAGATCGACCATTCCGGATCTTTCGGGGCGTTGCCGTATCCTTCATAGAAATCGGCCGGTGTGGGGCCGATCGGCTTCAGCCGGAAGATTTCCAGCCTGGCCAGGTCCCAGGTCGGATCGCCGGACCAGGCATACTCCCAGTCGAGCCAGGCGGAACATCTCCACCGGCCGTCTACCTCGTGAACCAGCACGTTCCAGGGATGGGGATCGTTGTGCAGCAGGCCCAGGGGTCTTTCGTTCAGCCGGGGTACAGCTTGCTTCAGTACCCGCTTCATCGACGACAGTTCGAAACGAAGTCCCGGGTCTCGCTTCAGCAGGCTCTCCGCATGCCGCACGGCCTGGTGGTAATGAAAGTCACCCCAGGTTCCTCCGTCAAAAGGCTGAATGCGTTCTCCGACGATCAATCCCGCACAATGATCTGGAAGCTGGATGGAATGCACT
The genomic region above belongs to Gemmatimonadota bacterium and contains:
- a CDS encoding aminoglycoside phosphotransferase family protein; its protein translation is MSQLPAILPGLLTEAGHGCNSIQSVEPLHSGVTNRTSLVKLRDDTRYILREYEWPYDTKDDLQRVEKELYLHDLLRKHDVPVPAILAHRDNEGGRAVLMEFKPGQLLGNVVDNLTDGQRAQAWRDVGAAFRKVHSIQLPDHCAGLIVGERIQPFDGGTWGDFHYHQAVRHAESLLKRDPGLRFELSSMKRVLKQAVPRLNERPLGLLHNDPHPWNVLVHEVDGRWRCSAWLDWEYAWSGDPTWDLARLEIFRLKPIGPTPADFYEGYGNAPKDPEWSIYELSIYLWMANQYLEGEVDEERVLMPTYKAAMQYLEKIDDVVDRIGRTLGMP